In Candidatus Kryptobacter tengchongensis, a genomic segment contains:
- a CDS encoding Zn-finger domain of CDGSH type-containing protein, with protein sequence MIKIKASENGPYLIEIEKGNFEIEKDERSEVIEKKTIALCRCGGSQNKPFCDGTHKKIGFSAEGVIIKVNIK encoded by the coding sequence ATGATTAAGATAAAGGCAAGTGAAAATGGTCCATATCTGATTGAGATAGAAAAAGGGAATTTTGAAATTGAAAAAGATGAAAGGAGCGAGGTAATTGAAAAGAAGACAATCGCTCTTTGTAGATGTGGGGGCTCACAGAATAAGCCTTTTTGCGATGGGACACATAAAAAAATTGGTTTTTCGGCAGAGGGCGTGATCATAAAGGTAAACATAAAATAA
- a CDS encoding membrane protein YqaA, SNARE-associated domain, which translates to MMRRISKFLFELKKWVENFADKPYAGLALFLIAFTESSFFPIPPDVLLIAIALLKPQLSFRYALICSAGSVLGGMFGYLLGLQFYEIIGKKIIEFYHLQDEYNTVKIMYDKNAFVAIVIAGFTPIPYKVFTIAAGAFQINFYTLVLASALSRPARFFLVGGLIYFFGPKVKTFIDKYFDWLTIAFITLLILGFTLIKYLK; encoded by the coding sequence ATGATGCGAAGAATATCAAAATTTTTGTTTGAGTTGAAAAAATGGGTTGAGAACTTTGCCGACAAACCCTATGCTGGACTTGCTCTGTTTTTAATCGCATTTACAGAATCCTCATTTTTCCCAATTCCGCCAGATGTTCTTTTAATCGCAATTGCCCTTTTAAAGCCACAGTTATCATTTAGATACGCTCTAATTTGTTCGGCTGGCTCAGTGCTTGGTGGGATGTTCGGATATTTACTTGGGTTACAGTTCTATGAGATCATCGGAAAGAAAATCATTGAATTTTACCATCTTCAAGATGAATACAACACGGTTAAAATTATGTATGATAAAAACGCATTCGTCGCTATTGTGATTGCTGGATTCACACCAATACCTTATAAAGTTTTCACAATTGCTGCTGGCGCCTTTCAAATTAACTTTTATACACTTGTTTTGGCATCCGCATTGAGCAGACCAGCAAGATTTTTTCTCGTCGGTGGTCTAATTTATTTCTTTGGTCCGAAAGTTAAAACATTTATTGATAAATACTTTGACTGGCTGACAATTGCATTCATCACACTTTTGATTCTTGGTTTCACTCTAATCAAATATCTCAAATGA
- a CDS encoding 23S rRNA pseudouridine2605 synthase, which yields MRMKRGVSLERAISKLGYASRNIAREIIKHGRVSVNSKIITDPSYRVNLKKDKIAIDGQILKQKEKIYIILNKPKGIVTTRRDELNRKTIYDIVKLDTWVAPAGRLDKDTSGLLILTNDNKFADFITNPESKVPKTYLVKLNKKIKQEDLLKLKLGIEIEVNGKIYTTMPANIKIVKTNPKTCWVEIEIVEGKNRQIRRMFEKLGYKVENLVRIKIGNFEDKNLKPGEWRFLNKEELKQIAPTYFK from the coding sequence ATGAGAATGAAAAGAGGAGTTTCACTTGAACGGGCAATTTCAAAGCTTGGGTATGCATCAAGAAACATCGCAAGGGAAATAATCAAACATGGCAGGGTCAGCGTGAATTCAAAAATTATAACAGATCCATCTTACAGAGTTAACCTTAAAAAAGATAAAATCGCCATTGATGGACAGATTCTAAAACAAAAAGAAAAAATCTACATAATCCTTAACAAGCCAAAAGGAATTGTAACAACAAGGAGAGATGAACTTAACAGAAAAACCATTTACGATATAGTTAAACTTGATACATGGGTTGCCCCAGCCGGGCGACTTGATAAAGATACAAGTGGACTTTTAATTTTGACAAATGACAATAAATTTGCCGACTTTATCACAAACCCGGAATCAAAAGTTCCCAAGACATATCTTGTAAAACTCAACAAAAAGATAAAACAAGAAGATTTGTTAAAACTTAAGCTCGGGATAGAAATTGAAGTAAATGGAAAAATTTATACGACGATGCCCGCAAATATAAAAATTGTCAAAACAAATCCAAAAACATGCTGGGTTGAAATTGAAATAGTTGAGGGCAAAAATAGACAGATTAGAAGAATGTTTGAAAAACTCGGCTACAAAGTTGAAAACCTTGTTAGAATAAAGATTGGAAATTTTGAGGATAAAAATTTAAAACCTGGGGAATGGAGATTTTTAAATAAAGAGGAATTAAAACAAATTGCACCAACATATTTTAAATGA
- a CDS encoding uridine kinase, producing the protein MRPLTIGIAGGTGSGKTTVAKKIAQKIGTDKVIILEHDSYYKDISQFGGKKAEEINFDHPDALDTKLLIEHVKKLKNYQPVDIPIYDFATYRRLEQTRHIEPKDVIVIEGILVFVEKELRDLMDIKIFVDTDADERVLRRIKRDIIERGRSLESVINQYISTVKPSHLEFVEPSKRWADVIIPRGGENEVAIEMVVSRIKTMLEDKK; encoded by the coding sequence ATGAGACCACTTACAATTGGAATAGCCGGTGGCACTGGCTCTGGAAAAACAACCGTCGCAAAGAAAATTGCGCAAAAAATTGGAACAGATAAAGTCATAATCCTTGAACACGATAGTTATTACAAAGACATCTCTCAATTTGGAGGCAAAAAAGCTGAAGAAATTAACTTTGACCATCCAGATGCACTTGACACAAAACTTTTAATTGAACATGTTAAGAAATTAAAAAATTATCAACCCGTTGATATACCAATATACGACTTCGCAACATACAGACGACTTGAACAGACAAGACATATTGAGCCCAAAGATGTGATCGTAATTGAGGGGATACTTGTCTTTGTTGAAAAGGAACTGCGTGATTTGATGGATATAAAAATTTTCGTTGATACAGACGCAGACGAAAGAGTGTTAAGAAGAATTAAAAGAGATATAATTGAAAGGGGAAGATCTCTTGAATCCGTAATAAATCAATATATTTCAACTGTTAAACCATCACATCTTGAATTCGTTGAGCCAAGCAAAAGGTGGGCTGATGTAATCATTCCAAGAGGTGGGGAAAATGAAGTCGCAATTGAAATGGTGGTCTCAAGAATAAAAACAATGCTGGAGGATAAAAAATGA
- a CDS encoding Thioredoxin, with product MKKISTVLIIISLILNSCASKRYHIVERNNSKIIIGEFPIQLLENENFKWYGDGYSKYVVEDPESFSLIKSKANKFDVLIFIGTWCPDSREYFPKFMKIMDEAGISRKYIKVIGLDRDKKLKGLTDKYNITRVPTFIFFKNDKEIGRIVEHPQGTLIKHIAKILNELK from the coding sequence ATGAAAAAAATCTCAACAGTTTTGATCATTATTTCTTTGATTTTAAACTCATGCGCAAGCAAAAGATATCACATTGTTGAAAGAAACAACTCAAAAATAATCATCGGCGAATTTCCAATCCAATTGCTTGAAAATGAAAATTTCAAATGGTACGGCGATGGATATTCTAAATATGTTGTTGAAGATCCCGAGAGCTTCAGCCTGATAAAATCAAAAGCTAACAAATTTGATGTGCTAATTTTTATAGGGACTTGGTGCCCAGACAGCAGAGAATATTTCCCAAAGTTTATGAAGATAATGGACGAAGCAGGCATCTCAAGAAAATATATTAAAGTTATCGGGCTTGATAGAGATAAAAAGTTAAAGGGTTTAACTGACAAATATAACATAACGAGAGTCCCAACATTTATATTTTTCAAAAACGACAAGGAGATCGGACGAATAGTTGAGCATCCACAGGGTACACTTATCAAACATATTGCAAAAATTTTGAACGAGCTCAAATGA
- a CDS encoding Na+/H+ antiporter NhaC codes for MNTWLSILPPIFAIILALITKQVYISLFIGIWLGWTILSEFNPLLGLVNSIDAIINVFKEPANTRVIIFSALVGALIALTQRSGGVQGFINLVSRRSFINSRRKAQIFAWAIGMSIFVESSITCLVTGTVSRPIFDKFKISREKLAYICDSTSAPVCIMIPLNAWGAYVIGLLTQVGVKNEIQLFISALPFNFYAIFAILLVLFIGLTGFDFGPMKKAELRAIHEGKVIADGAMPLIADEVINIPPKSDANPKARNMIIPILTMILMMPIGLYITGNGNITNGSGSTSVLWSVMTSIFVAGFLYKIQKILSIRETIELTLKGMGGLIPLAVLMTFAFAIGAVCKELKTGEYVAHIVSKFINPKLLPSIVFLTSCFISFSTGTSWGTFAIMIPISVPAGIALGSNLSLIIASVLSGGVFGDHCSPISDTTIVSSMASACDHLDHVKTQLPYAITAASFALIFFTIFGFILN; via the coding sequence ATGAACACATGGCTTTCAATTTTACCACCCATCTTTGCGATAATTCTGGCTTTGATAACCAAACAGGTTTATATTTCACTTTTCATTGGAATATGGCTTGGGTGGACTATTTTATCTGAATTCAATCCATTACTTGGACTTGTTAATTCTATTGATGCGATAATAAATGTTTTCAAAGAGCCTGCAAATACGAGAGTTATAATTTTCAGTGCGCTTGTTGGAGCCTTAATCGCCCTAACTCAACGCTCGGGTGGGGTTCAGGGATTTATAAACTTAGTTTCAAGGCGCAGTTTTATAAATTCAAGAAGAAAAGCGCAAATTTTCGCTTGGGCTATCGGGATGAGCATATTTGTTGAATCAAGCATAACCTGCCTTGTCACAGGAACAGTGTCAAGACCAATTTTTGATAAATTCAAAATATCAAGGGAGAAACTTGCTTATATTTGCGACTCAACCTCAGCCCCTGTTTGCATTATGATACCACTTAACGCATGGGGTGCATATGTGATTGGATTGCTCACACAAGTTGGTGTTAAAAATGAGATTCAGCTTTTTATTTCTGCCTTGCCTTTCAATTTTTACGCAATTTTCGCAATCCTTCTTGTTTTATTCATCGGACTCACAGGATTTGACTTTGGACCAATGAAAAAGGCAGAATTAAGAGCAATACATGAGGGAAAGGTAATTGCAGATGGAGCGATGCCTCTCATCGCCGATGAAGTGATAAATATCCCTCCAAAATCTGATGCAAACCCAAAAGCAAGAAACATGATTATTCCCATTTTGACGATGATATTGATGATGCCCATTGGACTTTACATAACTGGAAATGGAAACATTACAAATGGCTCTGGTTCAACATCTGTCCTTTGGTCCGTGATGACATCAATCTTCGTAGCAGGATTTCTTTATAAAATTCAAAAAATTCTATCAATTCGCGAAACAATTGAACTTACACTCAAAGGCATGGGAGGGCTTATTCCACTTGCCGTTTTGATGACATTTGCTTTCGCAATTGGAGCGGTATGTAAAGAGCTAAAAACAGGTGAGTATGTTGCTCATATTGTAAGCAAATTCATAAATCCAAAGCTTTTACCAAGCATAGTTTTTTTAACCTCGTGTTTTATCTCTTTTTCAACTGGAACGAGCTGGGGAACCTTTGCTATAATGATCCCGATATCTGTCCCCGCTGGAATTGCGCTTGGCTCTAACTTATCACTTATCATAGCAAGCGTCTTAAGCGGTGGAGTTTTTGGAGATCACTGCTCCCCAATATCAGATACGACGATAGTTTCTTCAATGGCATCTGCCTGCGATCATCTTGACCATGTTAAAACACAACTTCCGTATGCTATTACAGCCGCTTCTTTCGCCCTGATATTTTTTACCATCTTTGGTTTTATCTTAAACTAA
- a CDS encoding Zinc transporter ZupT has product MTLLILTLGLIATIAEILGGLIIFFTRKWPQKLQDYMLAFGAGFIVALVLTQLVPESINSIGETAPILIMLGYATLHFFEHAIVSHLHFGEETHTEHIISKTASYSIFLGLFIHAFFDGMSISIGLKFNYVIGLLLFIGVFLHKFPEGMTVASIISASGKKVSTSLLLASIVGFATFAGVLIGLAIPAISEKLTGYFFAFISGVGLYVGTTDLIPEINNSKTKLAPIAVFFGMLFFYMTSDFLHKVIH; this is encoded by the coding sequence ATGACACTTTTAATTCTAACACTTGGATTGATAGCAACGATTGCTGAAATACTTGGTGGTTTAATTATATTTTTTACGCGAAAATGGCCCCAAAAACTTCAAGATTATATGCTTGCTTTTGGAGCTGGTTTCATAGTTGCCCTCGTGCTGACGCAACTTGTCCCTGAATCAATCAACTCAATAGGTGAAACAGCACCAATTTTAATTATGCTTGGATATGCAACACTTCACTTTTTTGAACACGCCATCGTCTCACACTTACATTTTGGCGAGGAAACTCACACTGAACATATAATTTCAAAAACAGCAAGCTATTCTATTTTTTTAGGTCTTTTCATTCACGCTTTCTTTGATGGAATGTCAATCTCAATTGGCTTAAAATTTAATTATGTGATTGGGCTTCTGCTTTTCATCGGTGTTTTCCTTCACAAATTTCCCGAAGGTATGACTGTAGCATCAATTATTTCAGCATCGGGTAAAAAAGTTAGCACATCGCTTTTGCTCGCTTCAATCGTTGGATTTGCCACATTTGCCGGTGTCTTGATCGGACTTGCTATACCTGCAATAAGCGAAAAACTCACCGGGTATTTCTTTGCGTTCATCTCCGGAGTTGGTTTATATGTTGGAACTACTGATTTAATACCCGAGATTAATAATTCAAAAACAAAGCTCGCTCCAATTGCGGTCTTCTTCGGGATGCTGTTTTTTTACATGACCTCCGACTTCTTACACAAAGTAATTCACTGA
- a CDS encoding RNA polymerase sigma-70 factor, ECF subfamily: protein MKEIKKEYKKLTDTELVKLAVKGDELAYVELMNRYKKKVETIVNRIVRNKSETDDLVQEIFTKAFTSISSFKSEFSFSTWLYKIATNHCIDFVRKRKISTYSLDEEYELEDDSIQREIPDWSNVPDRELFQKQKNEIIYEAINSLPEHYRKVIIMRHFEDKSYEEIAKELKLPLGTVKVHIFRARELLYKKLKDKLKHY from the coding sequence ATGAAAGAAATAAAGAAAGAATACAAAAAATTAACTGACACAGAACTTGTAAAACTTGCCGTAAAAGGTGATGAATTAGCTTATGTTGAATTGATGAACAGATATAAAAAGAAAGTTGAGACAATAGTTAACCGCATCGTTAGAAATAAGAGCGAAACCGACGATCTTGTCCAAGAAATTTTCACTAAAGCCTTCACTTCAATCTCAAGTTTTAAATCGGAATTTTCATTCTCAACTTGGCTTTACAAAATTGCGACAAATCATTGCATTGATTTCGTCCGAAAGAGGAAAATTTCAACTTATTCACTTGATGAAGAATACGAGCTTGAAGATGATTCCATCCAGCGCGAGATCCCAGACTGGAGCAATGTTCCCGACCGTGAATTATTTCAGAAGCAGAAAAACGAGATAATTTACGAGGCGATCAACTCTCTTCCAGAACACTATCGCAAGGTTATCATAATGCGACACTTTGAGGATAAATCTTACGAGGAGATAGCAAAAGAGCTTAAACTTCCACTTGGAACGGTTAAAGTGCATATTTTCAGAGCAAGGGAGTTGCTTTACAAAAAGTTGAAAGATAAATTAAAACATTACTGA
- a CDS encoding N-terminal domain of toast_rack, DUF2154, which translates to MKLHKLEIVFLIFLIQIVRANDEKIFQTRFHKEIPRKNEKELKIKISGGTGVFYILPGSDDKIAVIDGYSEKTTTKNLVNIDYFVEEGIGYLEFEITKVSSREISSDESWYIKLCNDIPTTLDITLGASKANIELGGLSLKNLKISTGVSSTKLKFTSPNKITMRKLEIEAGVAKFDGENLGNAKFRSFNFSGGMGSFDIDLSGELLNDGELNFELGFGNLDIYLPKEVGAIITSPSSFLSSRKFDNFYKRGDKFISFNYENAQKKINIFIESGLGNVRVRWID; encoded by the coding sequence TTGAAACTCCATAAACTTGAAATAGTTTTCCTAATTTTTTTAATTCAGATAGTCAGGGCAAACGATGAAAAAATTTTTCAGACAAGGTTTCATAAAGAGATACCGAGGAAAAATGAAAAAGAATTGAAAATAAAAATTTCTGGTGGTACTGGTGTTTTCTATATCCTGCCGGGAAGTGATGATAAAATAGCTGTGATTGATGGCTACTCTGAAAAAACTACGACAAAAAATCTCGTAAACATTGATTACTTTGTTGAGGAAGGGATTGGGTATCTTGAGTTTGAAATAACGAAAGTTTCATCCAGAGAAATCTCAAGCGATGAAAGTTGGTATATAAAACTTTGCAATGATATCCCGACAACACTTGATATTACGCTTGGAGCCAGCAAAGCAAACATTGAACTTGGGGGGTTAAGTTTGAAAAATTTAAAAATTTCAACTGGCGTAAGCAGTACGAAGCTTAAATTCACAAGCCCAAACAAAATAACAATGAGAAAACTTGAAATTGAAGCAGGCGTTGCAAAATTTGACGGTGAAAATCTTGGTAATGCAAAATTTAGAAGTTTTAACTTCTCCGGTGGAATGGGCTCTTTTGATATTGATCTATCAGGCGAATTACTTAACGACGGTGAGCTTAATTTTGAATTAGGCTTTGGTAATCTTGATATATATCTGCCAAAAGAAGTTGGTGCAATTATAACCTCACCTTCAAGTTTTCTCTCATCAAGAAAATTTGACAATTTCTATAAAAGGGGCGATAAATTTATAAGCTTTAACTATGAGAATGCACAGAAAAAAATTAATATCTTTATTGAATCAGGTCTCGGAAATGTGAGGGTAAGATGGATTGATTGA
- a CDS encoding Flavodoxin codes for MKVLLVYFSFTGNTEKVAFSILENLQKNGVNCEVFKIEPVLKFKYIFWLFLSFIPSLPFPIKNLKLLKIDNYEAIILGTPKWTFNCPPVTYFIRFLKRVKFKSSIKIFFFLTYGGFGEDAYIKKLKRKFEKSGFTVYAVEKFRRSEIIKGAVGERIQKFCLKILTSINPSYPHISET; via the coding sequence GTGAAAGTTTTGCTCGTCTATTTTTCATTTACGGGAAACACGGAGAAAGTTGCATTTAGTATTCTGGAAAATCTTCAAAAAAACGGGGTTAATTGTGAGGTTTTTAAAATTGAACCTGTATTAAAGTTCAAATATATTTTTTGGCTTTTTCTCTCATTTATCCCGTCTTTACCCTTTCCGATTAAGAATTTAAAACTTCTTAAGATAGATAATTACGAAGCAATAATACTTGGAACGCCCAAATGGACATTTAACTGTCCCCCTGTAACTTATTTTATTAGGTTTTTAAAACGGGTCAAATTCAAATCATCAATAAAAATTTTTTTCTTTCTCACCTACGGTGGTTTTGGCGAGGATGCTTATATTAAAAAGTTGAAACGAAAATTTGAAAAATCAGGATTTACCGTTTATGCTGTGGAAAAGTTTAGAAGAAGTGAGATTATAAAAGGTGCGGTGGGTGAGAGAATTCAGAAGTTTTGCTTAAAGATTTTAACTTCAATCAATCCATCTTACCCTCACATTTCCGAGACCTGA
- a CDS encoding magnesium transporter: MKTMLILLPDIRELIQAERNEELIDILDDLHPVDIAEIISELPADEKVKLFKLIRKEKAIEVFDELDENDQILILEQLPIEDRAFILNEMSPDERADLFEELTVDKSQEYEALMTEEARREVEILTAYPSETAGGLMTTEFASVVESMTVGEAIEFLRMTAPDKETIYSIYVTSEKGVLVGVVQLKDLILSDPKRKISDIMDEKVISVEVDTDQEEVASIMKKYNLTVIPVVDKYRKLMGIITVDDIIDVIHEEASEDIAKMVGTQLEDIETLLSPLKSARLRMPWLILTYIGEIIVSFIVKYFEPTLQQIIALASYMPLIAAMGGNVGTQASTICVRGLATGSIKMNDLKKVLVKETLAGSIMGLVYGFVLATITLLVYGLKYSFVLPVSAFVGCLASMTFSSIMGTIEPFVLIKLKRDPATAVGPLVSTGTDMLSSATYLTIATLLLKLLG, translated from the coding sequence ATGAAAACAATGCTTATTTTACTGCCAGATATAAGGGAGCTGATTCAGGCTGAAAGAAATGAAGAACTTATTGATATCCTTGATGATTTACATCCAGTTGACATTGCGGAGATAATCTCAGAGTTGCCAGCAGATGAAAAGGTGAAACTTTTTAAACTTATTCGTAAAGAAAAAGCCATTGAGGTTTTTGATGAACTTGATGAAAATGATCAGATCTTGATACTTGAGCAGCTTCCAATTGAAGATAGGGCATTTATTCTAAATGAAATGTCCCCAGATGAAAGAGCGGACTTGTTTGAGGAGTTAACTGTAGATAAGTCCCAGGAATACGAAGCTTTGATGACCGAGGAAGCAAGGCGTGAGGTTGAGATTTTAACTGCTTATCCTTCCGAGACCGCAGGTGGGTTGATGACAACAGAGTTTGCATCCGTTGTTGAAAGTATGACCGTTGGCGAAGCGATAGAGTTTTTAAGGATGACAGCTCCAGATAAAGAGACAATTTATTCAATCTATGTCACAAGTGAAAAAGGGGTTCTTGTAGGTGTGGTGCAACTTAAAGATTTGATTCTGTCCGACCCTAAAAGGAAAATAAGCGACATAATGGATGAGAAGGTTATAAGTGTTGAAGTTGATACCGACCAAGAGGAAGTTGCTTCAATTATGAAGAAATATAATTTGACTGTAATTCCTGTTGTTGATAAATACCGAAAACTTATGGGTATAATCACTGTTGACGATATAATTGATGTCATTCATGAGGAAGCGTCCGAAGATATTGCAAAAATGGTTGGAACGCAGCTTGAGGACATTGAGACATTGCTTTCGCCTTTGAAATCCGCAAGATTGAGAATGCCATGGTTGATTTTAACTTATATTGGTGAGATAATAGTTTCTTTCATCGTAAAATATTTTGAGCCAACATTACAACAGATTATAGCTCTTGCCTCTTATATGCCACTTATCGCAGCTATGGGTGGGAATGTGGGAACACAGGCATCAACGATTTGTGTTAGGGGTCTTGCGACCGGGAGCATAAAAATGAACGATTTGAAGAAAGTCCTTGTAAAGGAAACACTTGCTGGTTCCATTATGGGATTGGTCTATGGATTTGTTCTTGCAACTATCACGCTACTTGTTTACGGGCTAAAATATTCATTTGTTTTACCTGTATCTGCTTTCGTTGGATGTCTTGCTTCAATGACTTTTTCCTCAATTATGGGGACCATTGAGCCATTTGTTTTAATAAAACTGAAGAGAGATCCCGCAACTGCGGTAGGTCCACTTGTTTCAACTGGAACTGATATGTTAAGCTCAGCAACTTATCTTACCATTGCAACATTATTATTAAAATTGTTAGGTTAG
- a CDS encoding chorismate dehydratase, producing MSKVKIGVFDFLNAKPLIYAIEKNRIQHNFELVYDIPSQIAVKLLNKEINAGLVPSIHYAKYSVKYRIVPEICIASRGAVNSIRLYFRKDLKDIKTVATDISSMTSVILARIILSEKYDVRPKFVAMKPDLIDMLSQADAALLIGDHALFEKSGYESYIDLGDEWNDLTGLPFVYALWVGRRESLSEDDIMALINSKEYGTQNIDVISHEASVKYGVDFEFCKSYLTQNLYYDLGEAEISGMKEFFTYAFYYGVIEFIPEIKFYEFEKKTTKK from the coding sequence GTGTCAAAGGTAAAGATTGGCGTTTTTGATTTTTTAAATGCAAAGCCATTAATTTACGCAATTGAAAAAAACAGAATTCAGCATAATTTTGAACTTGTTTATGATATACCTTCTCAAATTGCGGTAAAACTTTTAAATAAGGAAATAAATGCTGGGCTTGTCCCATCAATTCACTATGCAAAATATTCCGTAAAATATCGCATTGTTCCAGAAATTTGTATCGCCTCTCGTGGAGCTGTGAATAGCATTCGGCTTTATTTCAGAAAAGATTTGAAAGATATAAAAACAGTCGCAACGGATATAAGCTCAATGACATCTGTTATTCTTGCAAGGATTATACTTTCTGAAAAATATGATGTAAGACCGAAATTTGTGGCGATGAAACCTGACCTAATAGATATGCTTTCACAGGCGGATGCGGCACTTTTAATTGGAGACCATGCGCTTTTTGAGAAAAGTGGTTATGAATCTTATATTGATCTTGGGGATGAATGGAATGACCTAACAGGTTTGCCATTCGTTTACGCATTATGGGTTGGGAGAAGAGAAAGTTTGAGCGAAGATGATATCATGGCTTTAATAAATTCAAAAGAATATGGAACTCAAAACATTGATGTGATCTCTCATGAGGCAAGCGTAAAATATGGCGTTGATTTTGAATTTTGTAAGTCGTATTTGACGCAAAATTTATATTATGATCTTGGGGAAGCTGAAATTTCGGGGATGAAGGAGTTTTTTACATATGCGTTTTATTATGGCGTGATTGAATTCATACCTGAGATAAAGTTTTACGAGTTTGAAAAGAAAACAACGAAAAAATAA
- a CDS encoding Tetratricopeptide repeat-containing protein, protein MGIIDEIKKAEKLQRESRFADALSIYEKIDKELTDDSFDEEWFYYLRLNEGHCARLAGEFRKAINYYRLALKIAKNLDESAIADAYAGLGTALRAIGKLKKAIEVFDIAQEVYENLDDIEGQAYILWAKGGTFRFMGYINRAFESFRKSLSIYKRLGDKAGIGYSLCGLGGASRVMGNFKKSLEYYTQANRIFKKIKDKFGVAYSYCGVANANRMMGKFEEAMRYFSLATKNYEEIGDKISYAYTLWGEGTLAKVIGDLDKAMEKFLKAEKIFAETGDKRGLIYTELGKIEIKFITSGKIDRRKIDSLLLISKMYGYNFERLHIVLLDKVMKGEGINRLYGEYEKFGSRFLKKIDVKVPLNLP, encoded by the coding sequence ATGGGAATTATTGACGAAATTAAAAAAGCTGAAAAATTACAGCGTGAGAGCAGGTTTGCAGATGCACTTTCAATTTATGAAAAAATTGATAAAGAGTTAACAGATGATTCTTTTGATGAGGAATGGTTTTATTACCTTCGCCTTAACGAGGGACATTGCGCAAGGTTAGCGGGTGAGTTTAGGAAAGCAATAAATTATTATCGTCTCGCTTTAAAGATTGCAAAAAATCTTGATGAAAGTGCGATTGCTGATGCATATGCTGGGCTTGGGACTGCTTTGAGAGCAATTGGGAAATTAAAAAAGGCAATTGAAGTTTTTGATATTGCTCAAGAAGTTTATGAAAATCTTGATGATATAGAAGGGCAGGCGTATATTTTGTGGGCAAAGGGTGGAACATTTAGATTTATGGGTTATATTAACCGTGCGTTTGAATCTTTTAGAAAATCTCTTTCTATTTACAAAAGGCTTGGTGATAAAGCAGGAATTGGATATTCCTTATGTGGGCTTGGGGGTGCGTCAAGGGTGATGGGAAATTTTAAAAAATCACTTGAATATTACACACAGGCTAACAGAATTTTCAAAAAGATAAAAGATAAATTTGGCGTTGCTTACTCTTACTGTGGGGTTGCAAACGCAAACAGAATGATGGGTAAATTTGAAGAAGCGATGAGATATTTTTCGCTTGCGACAAAAAATTATGAAGAAATTGGGGATAAGATAAGCTATGCTTATACTCTTTGGGGCGAGGGAACGCTTGCAAAGGTAATTGGAGATCTTGATAAAGCGATGGAAAAGTTTTTGAAAGCTGAAAAAATTTTCGCAGAAACTGGAGATAAACGAGGTTTGATTTACACGGAGCTTGGAAAGATTGAGATAAAATTCATCACAAGCGGGAAAATTGACAGAAGGAAAATTGACTCACTTCTTTTGATTTCAAAAATGTATGGATATAACTTTGAGCGACTCCATATCGTTCTCCTTGATAAAGTTATGAAGGGTGAGGGGATTAACCGACTTTACGGTGAATATGAGAAGTTTGGCTCAAGATTTCTTAAAAAGATAGATGTTAAAGTTCCGTTAAATTTGCCGTGA